A region of Zeugodacus cucurbitae isolate PBARC_wt_2022May chromosome 5, idZeuCucr1.2, whole genome shotgun sequence DNA encodes the following proteins:
- the LOC105213847 gene encoding vitellogenin-1-like has protein sequence MARLHISVIALLFISLVVATHAQSGIFNIPHLLESAGAIVKGAIKDGRSYIPTPEGIFESSKNLLAGYPLEVVSSAINTICSSGLATRTMRSLVKPDLRKMQFQLRTTCNKHSYPLLDANQIWRSPEFDPSKKVVILVTGWTTTVNDTDTIDVLAKAYNCRGDVNFVAVDVGNYVNSLYTWAAMNTEDIGKSLAEGIDLLTQVVPLENIHLIGHSLGAHIVGTAGRYFNYKTGKLVPRITGLDTAKPCFNEGHALSGLHRGNAKFIDVIHSNPGVMGKREALGDVDFYPGGLDPLPKGCLTVLCAHARSWEYYAESVYPGNEREERADLLGRVFNRQVYPRTYLLA, from the exons atggcGCGTTTACACATCTCTGTTATAGCGTTATTGTTCATCTCGCTTGTTGTTGCCACCCACGCACAGAGTGGTATCTTCAACATACCTCATCTGTTGGAAAGTGCGGGGGCTATTGTGAAGGGCGCCATAAAGGATGGTCGCAGTTACATACCAACTCCCGAAGGTATTTTCGAGTCCAGTAAAAATCTACTGGCCGGTTATCCATTGGAAGTGGTCTCTTCGGCAATAAATACGATTT gTTCTTCGGGACTCGCAACTAGAACGATGAGATCGCTTGTGAAACCAGATTTGCGGAAAATGCAGTTTCAGTTACGCACAACGTGCAATAAACACAGTTATCCGCTGTTGGATGCTAATCAAATATGGCGCAGTCCCGAATTCGATCCGTCGAAGAAGGTGGTCATACTGGTTACCGGTTGGACTACAACTGTTAACGACACAGATACGATCGATGTGTTGGCCAAGGCGTATAACTGTCGTGGTGATGTGAATTTTGTG GCTGTCGATGTAGGCAACTACGTGAATAGTCTTTACACTTGGGCTGCAATGAACACCGAGGATATTGGCAAGAGTCTTGCCGAAGGCATCGATTTACTAACTCAAGTAGTACCGTTGGAAAATATACATCTCATTGGCCACAGTCTGGGTGCGCACATCGTCGGCACCGCCGGACGTTACTTTAATTACAAAACCGGCAAGCTTGTGCCACGTATTACCGGTTTGGATACAGCGAAACCCTGTTTCAACGAAGGTCACGCGCTCTCAGGTCTACATCGTGGTAACGCCAAGTTTATCGATGTAATTCATTCGAACCCCGGTGTAATGGGTAAACGTGAAGCCTTGGGTGATGTAGATTTCTATCCGGGCGGTTTGGATCCTCTGCCAAAGGGTTGTCTGACCGTGCTTTGTGCACATGCCCGCTCATGGGAATATTATGCGGAATCTGTTTATCCAGGCAATGAACGAGAAGAAAG AGCTGACCTGCTTGGGCGAGTCTTTAATCGGCAGGTCTATCCACGTACTTACTTGCTTGCGTGA
- the LOC105213846 gene encoding vitellogenin-1, whose amino-acid sequence MSRSHVPLIALLFISFVVATHARSGLFNLAHLAKSTRDIVIGTIKDLDRYRFTPDDIVQLSKNLVMGYPFEAVSSAINMICSSALASKTIRSLVKPDLSKIKFQLRTTCKKYSYTLMNAYKILHSPEFDPKKKVVILVTGWTTTVDDTDTIDALAKAYNCRGDVNFVAVDVGNYVDTFYTWAAMNTIEIGKSLAEGIYLLTQVVPLKNIHLIGHSLGAHIVGTAGRYYKRKTGKLVPRITGLDPAKPCFNLGHELSGLHRGDAKFIDVIHTNAGVLGKREAMGDADFYPGGLHPLPKGCLTLLCAHARSWVYYAESVYPGNELNFMAKLCTSQKELINNRCPGAEYPMGYAVPHKVKGNYFLKVRGRAPFGLSASRKNLSSQATCGLCPYKTEEDRGFTLYSFIANFFSF is encoded by the exons atgtcGCGTTCACACGTACCTCTTATAGCGTTATTATTCATCTCGTTTGTTGTTGCGACCCACGCACGAAGTGGTCTCTTCAACTTAGCTCATCTCGCTAAAAGTACAAGGGATATTGTGATTGGCACAATAAAGGATCTAGACAGGTACCGATTTACGCCCGACGACATTGTCCAGCTGAGTAAAAACCTAGTGATGGGTTATCCTTTCGAAGCGGTCTCCTCGGCTATAAATATGATTT GTTCTTCGGCACTCGCAAGTAAAACGATAAGATCGCTTGTGAAACCAGATTTGTCGAAGATAAAGTTTCAGCTACGCACAACCTGTAAGAAATACAGTTATACGCTGATGAAtgcttataaaatattgcacagTCCCGAATTTGATCCGAAGAAGAAGGTCGTCATTCTAGTTACTGGTTGGACCACAACTGTTGACGACACGGATACAATCGATGCTTTGGCGAAGGCGTATAATTGTCGGGGTGATGTGAATTTTGTG GCAGTCGACGTAGGGAACTACGTGGATACTTTCTACACTTGGGCCGCAATGAACACCATTGAAATTGGCAAGAGTCTTGCCGAAGGCATATATTTACTGACTCAAGTAGTACCGTTGAAGAATATACATCTTATCGGTCACAGTTTGGGCGCACATATCGTAGGCACCGCCGGGCGTTACTATAAACGCAAAACTGGTAAGCTTGTACCACGTATTACCGGTTTGGATCCAGCGAAACCCTGTTTCAACCTAGGACACGAGCTCTCAGGTCTACATCGTGGCGACGCCAAGTTTATCGATGTAATTCATACGAACGCCGGTGTGCTGGGCAAACGCGAGGCCATGGGTGATGCAGATTTCTATCCGGGTGGTTTGCATCCTCTGCCAAAGGGTTGTCTGACCTTGCTTTGTGCACATGCCCGTTCGTGGGTATATTATGCGGAATCCGTTTATCCAGGCAATGAATTGAATTTCATGGCGAAACTTTGCACTTCACAGAAGGAATTAATCAATAATAGATGTCCGGGTGCTGAGTACCCAATGGGCTATGCGGTGCCACACAAAGTCAAAGGCAATTACTTTCTGAAAGTGAGGGGAAGAGCGCCATTCGGCTTGAGCGCTAGCcgaaaaaatctgagttcacAGGCCACTTGTGGTTTGTGTCCGTATAAGACGGAGGAGGACAGGGGTTTTACACTTTAttcatttattgcaaatttttttagtttttag